The following coding sequences lie in one Heteronotia binoei isolate CCM8104 ecotype False Entrance Well chromosome 6, APGP_CSIRO_Hbin_v1, whole genome shotgun sequence genomic window:
- the LZTS2 gene encoding leucine zipper putative tumor suppressor 2, translating into MAIVQTLPISIESASEGTAQLQTGACSPPAAMGSVSSLISGRPCHKATTEFGPFRLPGGAGSQEPLCHGLPAKKVNCAYGSEEDWAEAVSPISPCSDTEDLQDDKPQVGTIRGPPPKLVPVSGKLEKNMEKTLIRPTAFKPVMPKNRNLSVQGHLALRPGTSVLSESQASLAQFFGGSSTGSTEKHNSLSCRTSSHSGTMSDSGHNSLSSLPTYSTGCSQQMEPVNISMGHINLDSHGSSISRGLTGPSNSDSGRSSSSKSTGSLSGRGHPSSDSGSCGGRSPVHSGADEALLVHELEEKLRERETELQHLRESLDENEVAICQVYEEKQRRCEEEMEELRQGYTVKLQQAAQKAQRSQQVLQLQIFQLQQEKKKLQEDFAQLLAERELLEKRCASFEREHTELGPRLEETKWEVCQKSGEISLLKQQLKESQAEVVQRGNELVLLRAQLREARAELQASEEEVLGLQEVARTKALELEVCANELARRKSEAELLREKLGRLERELDGLRSASGDLCPLLAECDEAKAQRQAADTLHGLRAQAERLRAELLCERRRGEEQREAFHAERITWQSEKDRVIRYQKQLQHNYIQMYQHNRDMERQLRHLSLELEARDMEEYEMHGGEGICFEEIAATEI; encoded by the exons ATGGCCATAGTGCAGACCCTGCCCATCTCCATTGAGTCTGCCTCGGAAGGGACTGCCCAGCTCCAGACAGGTGCCTGCTCGCCTCCTGCAGCAATGGGCAGCGTCAGTAGCCTCATCTCAGGCAGGCCTTGCCACAAGGCCACCACAGAGTTTGGCCCCTTCCGTCTGCCAGGAGGTGCTGGTTCCCAAGAGCCCTTGTGCCATGGACTCCCTGCCAAGAAAGTCAACTGTGCTTATGGTAGTGAAGAGGACTGGGCTGAAGCTGTATCTCCTATAAGCCCCTGCAGTGACACCGAGGACCTTCAGGATGACAAACCCCAGGTTGGCACCATCCGTGGACCTCCCCCCAAGCTGGTGCCTGTCTCGGGGAAACTTGAGAAG AACATGGAGAAGACATTAATCCGCCCAACTGCCTTCAAGCCTGTCATGCCCAAGAACCGCAATCTCTCTGTGCAGGGGCACTTGGCGCTGCGTCCTGGTACCTCAGTTCTCTCTGAGAGCCAAGCTAGCCTAGCTCAGTTCTTTGGTGGCTCCTCCACAGGGAGTACTGAGAAACACAACTCCCTGAGCTGCCGCACAAGCTCTCATTCAGGAACCATGTCTGACTCGGGACACAACTCTCTCTCAAGCCTGCCCACGTACAGCACTGGTTGCAGCCAACAAATGGAGCCAGTCAACATCTCTATGGGCCACATAAACCTTGACAGTCATGGCAGTAGCATTTCACGGGGCCTTACTGGTCCTTCAAACTCAGACAGTGGCCGGTCATCATCAAGCAAGAGCACCGGCTCTCTGAGTGGCCGTGGGCACCCTTCCTCTGACAGTGGGTCATGCGGTGGACGCTCACCTGTGCACAGTGGTGCTGACGAAGCTCTTCTTGTTCATGAACTTGAGGAGAAGCTGCGAGAACGGGAAACTGAGCTACAGCATTTGAGAGAGAGCTTGGATGAAAATGAGGTGGCCATTTGCCAG GTATATGAGGAAAAGCAGAGGCGCTGTGAGGAGGAGATGGAAGAACTACGGCAGGGCTACACAGTCAAGCTCCAGCAGGCAGCACAAAAAGCGCAGCGCAGCCAGCAAGTGCTGCAGCTCCAGATCTTCCAGCTTcagcaggagaagaagaaactccaggaggattttGCACAGCTACTGGCAGAGCGCGAGTTGCTGGAGAAACGTTGTGCTTCTTTTGAGCGAGAGCACACAGAGTTGGGGCCACGGTTGGAAGAGACCAAATGGGAG GTGTGCCAGAAGTCAGGTGAGATATCACTACTAAAACAGCAGCTGAAGGAATCCCAGGCAGAGGTGGTCCAGCGGGGCAATGAGCTGGTGCTATTAAGGGCTCAGCTGAGGGAAGCACGGGCTGAGCTGCAAGCTAGTGAGGAGGAGGTGCTGGGGTTGCAGGAGGTGGCCCGCACCAAAGCTCTGGAGCTGGAAGTCTGTGCCAATGAGCTGGCAAGGCGCAAGAGTGAAGCAGAGCTGCTGCGTGAGAAGTTGGGACGCTTGGAGCGTGAACTGGATGGGCTGCGTAGTGCCAGTGGAGATCTCTGTCCCCTGTTGGCTGAGTGCGATGAGGCAAAAGCCCAGCGGCAGGCAGCAGACACCCTGCATGGTTTGCGAGCCCAGGCTGAACGGCTGCGTGCAGAGCTGCTGTGTGAGCGGCGGCGTGGTGAGGAGCAACGGGAGGCTTTCCACGCTGAGCGCATTACCTGGCAAAGTGAAAAGGACCGGGTCATCCGCTATCAGAAGCAGTTGCAACATAATTATATCCAGATGTACCAGCACAACCGTGACATGGAACGCCAGCTGCGCCACCTCAGCCTTGAACTTGAGGCCCGGGACATGGAAGAGTATGAGATGCATGGTGGTGAAGGAATCTGCTTTGAGGAGATTGCCGCTACGGAGATCTGA